A stretch of DNA from Adhaeribacter swui:
GGCTAAAAATTTTAGTAAATATTAAAGTATAGAGTAAATTAATATGCGATTTTTGATTACTTCCAAAAATAGGAACTTACACGAAAGTATTTTAGCCAAAGTAAAAGGACTATATTTATCTATTTTTTATTGAGTACACCTTTCAATTACATCGGCACAAACGTAACTGACCGACAATCAAGCATAAGCCATGATGTGATTAGTGGTTTTCTACGATAAGAACGCTTTAATTATAAGATATAGTTACTTAGTCCTCATCTGGTGAATTCGGCTTAACGTAGCGGTTAAAAATTCTTGACTATATGGCTAGAAATAAAGCTAAAATAATTTTTTACTAAACTCTTCAAGATAGTTACCCTAAACGGCGACATTGCTTTAGTATCACTAGCAATCCTGGCCATTTGGTAAACATATTCGTCGCAGAATTCAGCAATGGTAACTATGGCAGACCCAGGATTTCTCTAGGAGTTTCAAACAGTTAAAGAGTTCTAAAAAGTGCCTACGCTTCAAAGGCCGTTCTCAGCAGAATCACATGGCCTATTGCTATCACACATTGGTGAATTTGAAAGTGATATCCAGACACCAAGTAAACAAGGTAATCTACAGCGTCAGCAAAAGTTGTTTAAAGAAGTACTAACTTAAAACTTATTTAACTTTAGAATACAATAATTGCTATTTCTTTTTAGGAGGAGCTACCTTGATTTCACCGTTCTCCATTTCGTATTGCTTTATGTATGCAGCAAAAGCAGCATTTACTTGGTCCTTAATCAAGGTTCTGTCCCAATAAGCTATTGCATTTATTTTATCTAAGTAATCTTCCCTTATAATTAATGTAGTGCGGCGCTCGGTAAAGTTTGTAGCTTCTTCTGGTTGATTCGAATTCTGCTCTTTTTCCTGCTCCGCCTTTTCAGTTGTTTTCTGTAGCAAGCTGCCTAAACCGCCTGAGAAATTTTTCTTAGCCATATTACTAATATTATTTTATATCCTTACTATTTTGTTATTTGGTGCTTTTCTTCTTTGTATGTTTGGATAATATTTCTTCTGCTAATGACTCATAATCGGCCGCACCCGCGCTTTTACTATTATAAGTAAAGATGTCTTGGCCAGTAGCCGGTGCCTCCGCCAAAGCAACATTATCGCGAATTTTGGTAGCAAAGACTTTTTTCGGAAAATGTTCTGTTATAGTATCAAATACGTTTTTATTAAGAACCTTACGGCTGTCATACTGGGTAATGAATACACCTCCTAACTCTAAGGATTTATTCAGATGCTTCTGAATTATTGAAACTACTTCTAACATTTTGGCAAGTCCCTGCATAGCTAAGAATTCAGCTTGCAGCGGGATCAGAATTTTATCAGAAGCAGTTAATGCATTAACCGTAAGCAGACCTAATGAGGGAGGGCAGTCAATCAGGATAAAGTCGTACTTCTTTTTTAATGGTTCAATTGCTTCTCGTAAAATAAGCTCCCGACCTATTTTAGTGCTCAATTCTATTTCAGAACCACTTAAATCTAAAGTCGATGGTATCACGTCTAACCCAGACCTGATATTCAATACTGCATCACTAGCGAGGTAATCGCCTTTGATAATGCCATAAATCGTCTGAGCTGGTTCTTGAATGCCTAAACTTTGCGATAAATTAGCTTGTGGATCTAAGTCAATCAGCAAAACAGATTTACCCGCTCTATTAAGTGCTGCACCAATATTAATGGTACTAGTGGTTTTTCCAACACCACCTTTGTGATTGAGAAGGGCAAATACTTTCATTTGTTGCTTTAAGATTTTGTTACTATCAATCTTCAAATTAATAGAATACTTACCGATAATAAAAGTTACTAACCATATTTTGTTAAAAGTAATAGATATGTTTAATGTTACTTTACTATTATATCTCTAATATTCTTTTATTACTTTGTTTGCAATTATCTGCATTGCTTAATCTTTAAAGTAAAACCATATTTCATAAATTTTAAAATCGGGCATACAATTGAGAGTCTGAAATAATATATTTTTTACAAAAGGGAAGAAAAAGTGCTTGATTTTGTGTATAAATAAATATGTATAAATTGAACACATTTATGTTTAAATCGTATATATTTGTATGAGTAATTAATCAAACAGCAGCACTTTAAAACTAACCCTAATGACCTCTAACCAAAAATTCACTCAGTTAGCCGAAGAAGTAACAAATGAAGTAATCGCTCAATTAGAGCAAGGTAAAGTTTTTTGGAAAAAGCCGTGGAGCTCGTATGGATTGCCTAAAAATTACGTATCGGATCGTGCGTACGAAGGCTTTAACGCTTTTTACCTTAACTACATTACGGGGAAAAGAAAATATAAAACTCCCTACTTTTTAACCTTTAAACAGGCTAAAGATTTAAGAGGTAATGTGAGAAAAGGCGAAAAGGGCACTCAGATTATCTTCTGGAAAATATTTAATAATAAGATAGGAGAGAAGACTACTCTAGCCGGTGAAACCAAGGATATAGTACAAACCAAATTTGTGCCTTTCATCTGGACCGTATTTAATATTGACCAGGTAGAAGGTGTTAGTTTTAATCTTCCGGGTGATGTAGAGCGGACTGACAATCAAATTATAGAAGCTTGCCAGAATGTTGTAAATAATTATCCGGAACCGGCGCCACGGATAGAACACGGTGGTTCAGAAGCTTACTATTTACCGGCTTTTGATAAGGTTCAGATGCCTGATATTAAAACCTTCATCAATGCTCAGGCCTACCATTCTACTTTATTTCATGAGTTAATTCATTCCACTGGCCACGAGATAAGGTTGAACCGCTTTACCGAAGAAGATAAAGCAACCCAATTTGGAGATATAAATTATTCCAAAGAAGAATTAGTAGCAGAGATGGGAGCGAGTTTCTTGAATGCTTTCACCGGGATTAAAGAAATAGTTTTCGAAAACTCAGTAGCTTATTTACAGGGTTGGATCAAGAAGCTAAAGGATGATAAAACTATGATTATATATGCTAGCACCAAAGCATTTAAGGCAGCTAGTTTTATTCTGGGCCACAAATCCGAACACCAAAATCAAGAACAACAGGATACCGAAGCCATAGAAGTTTAAAATATAAAGCCTACCCGTAAAAGGTAGGCTTTTTTATTCAATCAAAAAAAATGTGTTTAAAACCTTCACCTTTTTATTTAAAAATGACATATTTACAATGATGCTTTTATATTCAGCTTATGAAACTAAAATACATCGGTATCCTGGTATTCGGAGTTGCCCTAGTGAGCTTTACCGGCCCAACAGCATTATTGGTATTAATCAAGGGAAAAAACACGACCCAGGTCAACAATATTAAACGCAATGATAACTTGCGAGCTAGGAGAATTAAGTATGAAGAAGCGCGGTACAGTAATACCGCAGAAGTAGGTTACTTGAGCCAAACCAAAGCCGCTATAATTCGGGACATCAAACAAAGGTCCGCTTTTGAAACAGAATCATTTGAGGTTTCTAAAATTGTGTTCACTTCTGAAAAAGTGAAATGGGTAGCAGGTCAAAAGCAGGTGCATCTTTCTTTTTCCTATCAGTTGCAATACCGGAAGGATAAACCGCAACAACTACATGGATCCATCCTGCTGGCCAGTGATGCAGATGGTAAATTGTTTAGTAGCCAAGTTAAAATATAGTATCATGATACTAGCGGACTTTTTACGGTTGACCATTGCGGAACGAGCGGAACACGTTTTCCATTTTGGTAACTTCTTGGAGTGCTGCCAGGATCGAGGTAACCTCTATGATATGGGTGGATTTTATGCTGAGGTTATTTATAATCACGAACTCAACGAAATTCAAAACGTAACCGGTTTTCAAGATATCTCTGGACTTGAACCATACCTTACCGAAATAAATATATAATCTGATACTAAAGGTATTTAATGTACTCAAAATTGAGCTAATTAAAATCCAGTACTATGAACACCGAGACCACGCCGAATAAAAAGT
This window harbors:
- a CDS encoding ParA family protein → MKVFALLNHKGGVGKTTSTINIGAALNRAGKSVLLIDLDPQANLSQSLGIQEPAQTIYGIIKGDYLASDAVLNIRSGLDVIPSTLDLSGSEIELSTKIGRELILREAIEPLKKKYDFILIDCPPSLGLLTVNALTASDKILIPLQAEFLAMQGLAKMLEVVSIIQKHLNKSLELGGVFITQYDSRKVLNKNVFDTITEHFPKKVFATKIRDNVALAEAPATGQDIFTYNSKSAGAADYESLAEEILSKHTKKKSTK
- a CDS encoding ArdC family protein is translated as MTSNQKFTQLAEEVTNEVIAQLEQGKVFWKKPWSSYGLPKNYVSDRAYEGFNAFYLNYITGKRKYKTPYFLTFKQAKDLRGNVRKGEKGTQIIFWKIFNNKIGEKTTLAGETKDIVQTKFVPFIWTVFNIDQVEGVSFNLPGDVERTDNQIIEACQNVVNNYPEPAPRIEHGGSEAYYLPAFDKVQMPDIKTFINAQAYHSTLFHELIHSTGHEIRLNRFTEEDKATQFGDINYSKEELVAEMGASFLNAFTGIKEIVFENSVAYLQGWIKKLKDDKTMIIYASTKAFKAASFILGHKSEHQNQEQQDTEAIEV